Proteins encoded together in one Cicer arietinum cultivar CDC Frontier isolate Library 1 chromosome 4, Cicar.CDCFrontier_v2.0, whole genome shotgun sequence window:
- the LOC101515557 gene encoding uncharacterized protein encodes MKSELIGFTIVNRDEMTIRASGQPRWLAMAHHYSNKALGCFLLFSLLVSSFPTFSYGHNHHVFDPIVIHSPLTEIGEAPAESPEPSFIGDAPAPSPQTGVACDTSFPNERLKNAHVAFQAWKNAIYSDPLNTTGDWVGNDVCSYNGVFCAPALDDPTLNVVAGVDLNHADIAGHLPEELGLLKDVALFHINSNRFCGIVPESFENLTLMHEFDISNNRFVGDFPFVVLKWPNLKYLDIRFNNFEGKLPKELFEKELDAIFLNNNRFTSFIPETLGKSSASVVNFANNHFTGCIPKSIGNMVNLNEIVLLGNDISGCFPQEIGLLGNVTVLDASQNELVGTLPNLSGLKNVEVIDIAHNKLSGYVSNTICQLPSLKNFTFSYNYFNGEAQTCIPSSNSFVVFNDVKNCLPGRKNQKTSKECLPVLTRPVDCSKHCGGASSTPKPSKPLPPPKEETPKTKPPPSTPKAKPPPTPKAKPPPTPKAKPPPTLPPVEDIPPTLPPVEDIPPTLPPVEDIPPTSAPMLSPPVVYQSPPAPVNSPPPPVHSPPPPVYSPPPPVHSPPPPHLVQSPPPPVHSPPPPVQVHSPPPPVHSPPPPVQVHSPPPPVLVHSPPPPVHSPPPPVQVHSPPPPVHSPPPPPSVHSPPPPSPINSPPPPVHSPPPPVYSPPPPVHSPPPPPVYSPPPPVHSPPPPPVYSPPPPVHSSPPPPVHSPPPPPVYSPPPPVHSSPPPPVHSPPPPPVYSPPPPVHSSPPPPVHSPPPPPVYSPPPPVHSPPPPVYSPPPPVQSPPPPPPVYSPPPPVHSPPPPVYSPPPPAHSPPPPPLVNSPPPTPIWDNITLPPNIGAEYRSPPPPTIAGY; translated from the exons ATGAAGTCAGAACTAATTGGTTTCACAATTGTGAATCGCGATGAAATGACGATTAGAG CCTCAGGCCAACCAAGGTGGTTAGCCATGGCTCACCATTATTCTAATAAGGCCTTAGGTTGCTTTCTCTTATTTTCTCTTCTTGTTTCATCTTTTCCAACTTTTTCCTATGGCCACAATCATCATGTATTTGATCCTATAGTGATTCATTCACCACTAACTGAAATTGGTGAGGCTCCAGCTGAATCACCAGAGCCATCATTCATTGGTGATGCACCTGCCCCTTCACCTCAAACTGGAGTTGCTTGTGACACAAGTTTCCCCAATGAAAGACTTAAAAATGCACATGTTGCATTTCAAGCATGGAAAAATGCAATTTACTCTGACCCTTTGAACACAACTGGTGATTGGGTTGGTAATGATGTTTGTTCTTACAATGGTGTGTTTTGTGCTCCTGCTCTTGATGATCCTACACTGAATGTTGTTGCTGGTGTTGATCTTAACCATGCTGACATTGCTGGTCACCTTCCTGAAGAGTTAGGCCTATTGAAAGATGTTGCACTTTTTCATATTAACTCAAACAGATTTTGTGGGATTGTTCCTGAAAGCTTTGAGAATCTTACCCTTATGCATGAGTTTGATATCAGTAACAATCGTTTTGTTGGTGATTTTCCTTTTGTGGTTTTGAAATGGCCAAATCTGAAGTACTTGGATATTAGATTCAATAACTTTGAAGGAAAATTGCCTAAGGAACTATTTGAGAAAGAACTTGATGCAATATTTTTGAACAACAACCGTTTCACATCATTTATACCAGAGACACTTGGAAAATCAAGTGCATCTGTTGTTAATTTTGCTAACAATCATTTCACAGGTTGCATTCCAAAATCAATTGGGAACATGGTGAATTTGAATGAGATTGTGTTGTTGGGAAATGATATTAGTGGTTGTTTTCCACAAGAGATTGGTTTGTTAGGAAATGTGACTGTTTTGGATGCTAGTCAGAATGAGCTTGTAGGAACATTGCCAAACTTGTCAGGATTGAAGAACGTTGAAGTTATTGACATAGCACATAACAAACTTAGTGGATATGTGTCTAACACTATTTGTCAACTACCTTCATTGAAGAATTTCACATTCTCTTACAATTATTTTAATGGAGAAGCTCAAACTTGTATTCCTTCTAGTAATTCATTTGTTGTATTTAATGATGTCAAAAATTGTTTACCAGGAAGAAAGAATCAAAAGACATCTAAGGAATGTTTACCAGTGTTGACTAGACCTGTGGATTGTAGCAAGCATTGTGGTGGTGCATCTTCAACACCAAAACCATCAAAGCCACTTCCTCCTCCTAAGGAAGAGACACCAAAGACTAAGCCACCACCATCAACACCTAAGGCTAAACCACCACCAACTCCAAAAGCTAAGCCACCGCCAACACCGAAGGCCAAGCCACCTCCAACTTTGCCACCAGTTGAAGATATTCCACCAACATTGCCACCGGTTGAGGACATTCCACCTACACTACCACCAGTTGAAGATATTCCACCAACAAGTGCACCAATGTTATCACCTCCTGTCGTTTATCAATCACCACCTGCACCTGTTAACTCCCCACCTCCACCAGTTCATTCTCCTCCACCACCTGTTTACTCTCCACCTCCACCGGTCCACTCTCCACCGCCACCACACCTAGTTCAATCTCCTCCACCACCAGTTCACTCTCCACCTCCACCAGTTCAAGTTCACTCTCCACCACCACCAGTCCACTCTCCACCACCACCAGTTCAAGTTCACTCTCCACCACCACCAGTTCTAGTTCACTCTCCACCACCACCGGTCCACTCTCCACCACCACCAGTTCAAGTTCACTCTCCACCACCACCGGTCCATTCTCCACCTCCACCACCATCAGTTCATTCTCCTCCACCACCGTCGCCAATTAACTCTCCACCCCCACCTGTCCATTCACCTCCACCACCAGTATACTCTCCACCCCCACCGGTACATTCACCTCCACCACCACCAGTTTACTCTCCACCCCCACCGGTACATTCACCTCCACCACCACCAGTTTACTCTCCACCCCCACCAGTCCATTCATCTCCACCACCACCAGTCCATTCACCTCCACCACCACCAGTGTACTCTCCACCCCCACCAGTCCATTCATCTCCACCACCACCAGTCCATTCACCTCCACCACCACCAGTGTACTCTCCACCCCCACCAGTCCATTCATCTCCACCACCACCAGTCCATTCACCTCCACCACCACCAGTGTACTCTCCACCCCCACCAGTCCATTCTCCTCCACCACCAGTCTACTCACCACCACCACCAGTACAATCTCCACCTCCACCACCACCAGTGTACTCTCCACCCCCACCAGTCCATTCTCCTCCACCACCGGTCTACTCTCCACCACCGCCTGCACACTCTCCACCTCCTCCACCATTGGTCAACTCTCCACCACCAACACCAATATGGGATAACATCACCCTACCGCCAAACATTGGAGCTGAATATAGGTCACCTCCTCCCCCGACAATTGCTGGATACTAA